Proteins encoded by one window of Alphaproteobacteria bacterium SS10:
- a CDS encoding multidrug efflux RND transporter permease subunit, translated as MKLPQFFIDRPIFAIVISAFITIIGALSYFTLPIAQYPEVAPPTIQVSAQYPGASAETIAETVATPLEQQINGVEGMIYMTSQATGDGNLTITVTFELGTDLDQAQVLVQNRVAIAEPRLPEEVRRLGIATQKASPDLLLVVHMFSPDGSRDDLFITQNAQRVSDQLSRIGGVGSITIFGARDYAMRIWLDPERVAALEMTPGEVLAAIRAQNAQVASGVLNQQPTPDAAAFELSLQTSGRIADPEVFERIIIKRGDDGRIVRLGDVARVELGAENYATRAYLNENSAVAIVINQRPGSNALATAEEVLTTVAGLSEEFPEGLAYDVIYNPTEFISASIDAVVHTMAEAVLLVVAVVLLFLGTWRAAVTPILAIPVSLIGTFGVMAAMGYSINNLSLFGLVLAVGIVVDDAIIVVEGIEKHIRDGLAPRDAAKRTMKEVSGALVATALVLAAVFIPTAAIEGISGQFYRQFAVTITVATAISLLVSLSLSPALAAMLLKPHDANRQPSLLMRPVIWFLGKFNASFDWASGKYATVTRKLVRVPLLMLVAYGGLILATEHQFGKVPMGFIPDQDQGYYITVVQMPPGASLERTDEVVRRATREILEIEGVENAAVFSGFNGATFTTESNTGVIFFTTTPFDERAEAGYNGEAVLGEARQRMAGITDAAIFVIAPPAVRGIGNGGGFKMMLQDTGELGPVALEQAARSLTAAANADPDLVAVFSLYSTGTPRVWAEIDRERAEMLNVPVARVNEALEVYLGSAYVNDFNLAGRTYRVTAQADAPYRATAEDVARLRTRSDDGAMVPLGAVATFHDTTGPLRQPRYNLFPAAAVQGQAMPGISSGEALDKMEALAAEILPEGISFEWTELSFQEKNTGDTAIYVFMLAVLFVFMVLAAQYESWALPAAVILIVPMVLLSAITGVDFQGFDNNILVQIGFVVLVGLASKNAILIVEFARQAEQEGHNRWDAAVKAAQTRLRPIIMTSLAFILGVVPLMLATGAGAEMRQALGTSVFSGMLGVTLFGLLFTPVFYVIVRGVEQKLSRKSGDANQSDKAEDIDPNTLANQIAGA; from the coding sequence ATGAAACTGCCCCAATTCTTTATCGATCGGCCGATCTTCGCGATCGTGATCTCGGCCTTCATCACCATCATTGGTGCCCTGTCATACTTTACCCTGCCTATTGCGCAGTACCCTGAGGTGGCACCACCCACCATTCAGGTTAGTGCACAATATCCAGGCGCCAGCGCTGAGACGATTGCCGAAACAGTCGCCACCCCGCTGGAACAGCAAATCAACGGTGTCGAGGGCATGATCTACATGACCTCACAAGCGACCGGCGACGGCAATCTGACGATCACTGTTACCTTTGAGCTGGGCACCGATCTGGACCAGGCCCAAGTGCTGGTACAGAACCGTGTTGCCATTGCTGAACCACGGCTGCCGGAAGAAGTCCGCCGCCTCGGCATCGCAACACAGAAGGCATCGCCTGACCTGCTGCTTGTCGTGCACATGTTCTCGCCCGATGGCAGCCGCGATGATCTGTTCATCACCCAAAACGCCCAGCGGGTCAGCGATCAGCTGTCACGTATCGGCGGTGTTGGCAGCATCACGATCTTTGGTGCCCGCGACTACGCCATGCGTATCTGGCTGGACCCTGAGCGAGTGGCCGCCCTTGAGATGACACCAGGTGAAGTCCTGGCTGCCATCCGGGCCCAGAATGCCCAGGTTGCCTCCGGTGTCCTGAACCAACAACCAACCCCAGACGCCGCCGCGTTTGAGTTGAGCTTGCAAACCAGTGGTCGTATCGCCGATCCAGAGGTCTTCGAGCGCATCATCATCAAGCGTGGTGATGATGGCCGGATTGTTCGCCTCGGCGATGTGGCCCGGGTTGAGTTGGGCGCCGAGAATTACGCAACGCGCGCCTATCTGAATGAGAATTCAGCAGTGGCAATTGTCATCAACCAGCGCCCTGGCAGTAATGCCCTGGCAACGGCTGAGGAAGTTCTAACCACCGTCGCTGGCCTGTCTGAGGAATTTCCAGAAGGTCTGGCCTATGACGTGATCTACAACCCAACTGAGTTCATCTCCGCCTCCATTGATGCGGTGGTGCACACCATGGCGGAAGCTGTGTTGTTGGTGGTCGCGGTTGTACTGCTATTCCTTGGCACCTGGCGTGCTGCTGTGACGCCGATCTTGGCGATCCCAGTTAGCCTGATTGGCACCTTCGGTGTCATGGCCGCCATGGGTTACTCCATCAACAATCTATCCCTGTTCGGCCTGGTTCTGGCTGTGGGCATCGTGGTTGATGATGCGATCATCGTGGTCGAGGGGATTGAGAAGCATATCCGTGATGGTTTGGCCCCACGGGATGCCGCCAAGCGCACCATGAAAGAGGTGTCCGGTGCTCTGGTTGCAACCGCATTGGTGCTGGCCGCCGTCTTCATCCCGACCGCCGCGATTGAGGGTATCTCAGGCCAGTTCTACCGCCAGTTTGCGGTGACGATCACGGTTGCCACGGCTATCTCGCTCTTGGTGTCACTAAGCCTATCACCAGCTTTGGCTGCTATGCTGCTGAAGCCCCATGACGCTAACCGGCAGCCATCGCTGCTGATGCGTCCGGTGATCTGGTTCTTGGGTAAGTTCAATGCATCGTTTGACTGGGCCTCTGGCAAATACGCCACCGTGACCCGCAAGCTGGTGCGTGTGCCACTGCTAATGCTGGTTGCCTATGGTGGCCTGATCCTGGCGACCGAACACCAGTTCGGCAAAGTGCCAATGGGCTTCATCCCTGATCAAGACCAGGGCTACTACATCACCGTGGTGCAGATGCCCCCAGGTGCATCGCTTGAGCGGACCGATGAGGTGGTGCGCCGGGCAACCCGTGAGATCCTCGAGATTGAGGGTGTTGAGAATGCGGCTGTGTTCTCAGGCTTCAATGGCGCCACCTTCACGACCGAGAGCAACACGGGTGTCATCTTCTTCACCACCACACCGTTCGACGAGCGGGCCGAGGCTGGATACAACGGCGAGGCCGTGTTGGGTGAAGCGCGCCAACGGATGGCCGGTATCACCGATGCTGCAATCTTCGTGATTGCACCGCCAGCGGTGCGCGGCATTGGTAATGGTGGTGGCTTCAAGATGATGCTGCAGGATACCGGTGAGCTGGGCCCTGTCGCCCTTGAGCAAGCCGCCCGCAGCCTCACCGCCGCTGCCAATGCGGATCCCGATCTGGTCGCCGTATTCAGCCTTTATTCAACCGGTACCCCACGGGTCTGGGCTGAGATTGACCGCGAGCGGGCAGAGATGCTGAACGTCCCGGTCGCCCGGGTGAATGAAGCACTCGAGGTCTATCTGGGGTCGGCTTACGTGAACGACTTCAACCTCGCTGGTCGCACCTATCGGGTGACGGCACAGGCCGATGCCCCATACCGGGCAACGGCGGAGGATGTGGCCCGGTTGCGTACCCGTTCTGATGATGGCGCTATGGTGCCATTGGGTGCGGTTGCCACCTTCCACGACACCACGGGTCCACTGCGTCAGCCACGGTACAATCTGTTCCCAGCGGCTGCTGTCCAGGGCCAAGCAATGCCCGGCATCTCATCCGGTGAAGCACTTGATAAGATGGAGGCCTTGGCGGCCGAAATCCTACCTGAGGGCATCTCCTTTGAGTGGACTGAGCTGAGCTTCCAAGAGAAGAACACTGGCGATACAGCAATCTATGTCTTCATGCTGGCCGTCCTGTTCGTCTTCATGGTGCTGGCGGCACAGTATGAGAGCTGGGCCCTGCCTGCTGCTGTGATCCTGATCGTGCCAATGGTGCTGTTATCCGCCATCACCGGTGTCGATTTCCAGGGCTTTGACAACAACATCCTGGTGCAGATCGGCTTTGTGGTGCTGGTTGGCCTGGCGTCCAAGAATGCGATCCTGATCGTTGAATTCGCCCGCCAAGCTGAGCAAGAGGGCCACAACCGTTGGGATGCCGCGGTTAAGGCCGCGCAAACTCGGCTACGCCCAATCATCATGACCTCGCTGGCTTTCATCCTGGGCGTTGTGCCCCTGATGCTGGCCACTGGTGCTGGCGCTGAGATGCGACAGGCGCTTGGCACTTCGGTCTTCTCTGGCATGTTGGGTGTGACCCTGTTCGGCCTGCTGTTTACACCGGTCTTCTATGTGATCGTCCGTGGTGTTGAGCAGAAGCTGAGCCGCAAGAGTGGTGACGCCAACCAAAGCGACAAAGCTGAGGACATTGATCCTAACACTCTCGCCAACCAGATCGCCGGTGCGTGA
- a CDS encoding efflux RND transporter periplasmic adaptor subunit — translation MQNRSQLITGVAVGALIAGFAMTAADRVNWSALVGSSANASAPATAAVQAPQVQVATAETQEIAQWDEYTGRFHAVDEVDIRARVSGYLEEIHFTPGDVVEQGDLLFTIDPRPFEAALKQAEAAVTEARAAQRLARSELERARRLVGQGHVSQSVYDTRQQEADSASASLAAAQAAVEQAALDLGFTQIHAPVTGRISDDAISVGNLVAAGSAAQALTTIVSTNPIHFVFDATEQQFLQYVRGAGADKLRDMAATIPVDVTLIDEAEFAHAGHIDFIDNRLDQGTGTIRGRAVLNNDDGMLTPGMFGRLRLAASQPSDLVLIPDHAIGSDQTRKFVWVVDGDNTVSRRVVTLGGRHQGLRIIETGLFAGERIVTSGLHMVGDGVTIDPIEAPVQLASR, via the coding sequence ATGCAGAACCGTTCACAGTTAATCACAGGCGTGGCCGTAGGCGCATTGATCGCCGGCTTTGCCATGACCGCCGCTGACCGGGTTAACTGGTCAGCGCTGGTTGGGTCATCCGCCAACGCATCGGCCCCGGCAACCGCCGCAGTGCAAGCGCCGCAGGTTCAGGTGGCCACTGCGGAAACCCAAGAGATTGCCCAGTGGGATGAATATACTGGCCGCTTCCACGCCGTGGATGAGGTCGATATTCGCGCCCGGGTATCAGGCTATCTCGAAGAGATCCATTTCACCCCAGGCGATGTGGTTGAGCAGGGCGATCTGCTCTTCACCATTGATCCCCGCCCATTTGAGGCAGCCCTTAAGCAGGCAGAAGCCGCCGTGACGGAAGCGCGCGCGGCCCAGCGCTTGGCACGTTCCGAGCTGGAACGGGCGCGTCGCCTCGTCGGTCAGGGTCATGTTAGCCAATCCGTCTATGACACCCGTCAGCAAGAGGCCGATAGCGCCTCTGCTAGCCTCGCAGCCGCTCAAGCAGCGGTTGAGCAAGCGGCACTCGATCTGGGTTTCACCCAAATCCATGCGCCGGTGACGGGCCGCATCTCTGATGATGCGATCAGCGTCGGTAATCTGGTGGCCGCTGGTAGTGCCGCGCAAGCGCTCACCACCATCGTTTCCACCAACCCCATCCACTTCGTCTTCGACGCCACCGAACAGCAGTTCCTGCAATATGTTCGCGGCGCCGGCGCCGATAAGTTGCGAGATATGGCCGCCACCATCCCGGTGGATGTGACGCTGATCGATGAAGCCGAGTTCGCCCATGCCGGGCATATCGACTTTATCGATAACCGTCTTGATCAGGGCACCGGCACCATTCGTGGCCGGGCTGTTCTGAACAATGATGATGGCATGCTGACGCCTGGCATGTTCGGCCGTCTGCGCCTTGCTGCCAGCCAGCCAAGCGATCTGGTGTTGATCCCCGATCACGCCATCGGCTCTGACCAGACCCGTAAGTTTGTTTGGGTGGTTGATGGCGACAACACGGTGTCACGCCGCGTCGTGACCCTTGGTGGTCGTCATCAGGGCCTACGCATCATCGAAACTGGCCTTTTCGCCGGTGAGCGCATCGTCACCTCCGGCCTGCACATGGTCGGTGACGGAGTCACCATCGACCCTATTGAAGCACCGGTTCAACTGGCCTCGCGGTAA
- a CDS encoding aldehyde dehydrogenase family protein, with translation MSNSTQFYINGQWVDPITPNPMEVINPANEQAFATISSGTAADVDRAVAAAEAAFPAWGQSSKEERLALLDKLDAIYERRKDEMAKAISTEMGAPIDLATRAQTGVGQAHIKYFRKTLEAFEFEYHLNGDTRADMIIHEPIGVCGLITPWNWPLNQIALKVIAALAAGNCCVLKPSEVSPMSALLFAEMIDEAGFPAGTFNLVNGTGPEVGDAMSRHPKIDMMSFTGSAAAGIAVTKSSADTVKRVVLELGGKGANIVFADSDIEKSVKRGAIQMFNNTGQSCNAPSRMLVERSVYEDAVQVAAEAARSTTVGDPAESGRHIGPLVSAQQFERVQDMIQSGIDEGARLVEGGVGRPEGFNRGYFARPTVFADVTHDMRIGREEIFGPVLSMMPFDDEAHAIEIANDTTYGLTNYVQTSDMEKAQRIARAMRAGMVSINGSFRAMDSPFGGMRQSGNGREGGKWGLEEFLEVKAISGWS, from the coding sequence ATGTCCAACAGCACCCAATTCTACATCAATGGCCAATGGGTCGACCCGATCACCCCGAACCCGATGGAGGTGATTAACCCGGCGAATGAGCAGGCCTTTGCCACCATCTCCAGCGGTACGGCGGCGGATGTGGATCGTGCGGTTGCTGCGGCCGAGGCAGCTTTCCCAGCCTGGGGCCAAAGCAGCAAGGAAGAGCGCCTGGCGCTACTCGACAAGCTCGATGCGATCTATGAGCGCCGCAAGGATGAAATGGCCAAGGCAATCTCAACTGAGATGGGCGCACCAATCGACCTCGCAACCCGCGCGCAAACCGGGGTTGGCCAGGCGCATATCAAGTACTTCCGCAAAACCCTGGAGGCGTTCGAGTTTGAGTATCACCTGAATGGCGATACCAGGGCAGACATGATCATCCATGAACCGATTGGGGTTTGCGGCTTGATCACGCCTTGGAATTGGCCACTGAACCAGATCGCACTCAAGGTGATCGCTGCCCTCGCCGCCGGTAATTGCTGCGTGCTTAAGCCCTCCGAAGTCTCACCGATGAGCGCGCTACTGTTCGCGGAGATGATTGATGAGGCTGGCTTCCCAGCGGGTACGTTCAACCTGGTCAACGGCACCGGGCCCGAGGTTGGCGATGCCATGTCCCGCCATCCGAAGATCGACATGATGTCCTTTACTGGCTCCGCCGCCGCCGGTATCGCCGTTACCAAATCCTCCGCCGATACGGTGAAGCGCGTGGTGCTAGAGCTGGGCGGTAAAGGGGCGAATATCGTCTTCGCTGATAGCGACATTGAGAAATCTGTGAAGCGCGGTGCCATCCAGATGTTCAACAACACGGGCCAATCCTGTAACGCGCCAAGCCGCATGCTGGTTGAGCGCAGCGTTTATGAGGATGCGGTTCAGGTCGCCGCTGAGGCTGCGCGCAGCACGACCGTGGGAGACCCGGCGGAAAGTGGCCGTCATATCGGCCCCCTCGTCTCTGCCCAGCAATTTGAACGGGTGCAGGACATGATCCAGAGCGGGATCGATGAAGGCGCCCGTTTGGTAGAGGGCGGCGTTGGTCGCCCTGAGGGATTTAATCGCGGCTACTTTGCCCGACCCACCGTCTTCGCTGATGTCACCCATGACATGCGGATCGGCCGGGAGGAGATCTTTGGCCCCGTTCTCTCCATGATGCCATTTGATGATGAGGCCCATGCGATTGAGATCGCCAACGATACCACCTACGGCCTGACCAACTATGTCCAGACCAGCGATATGGAGAAAGCACAGCGCATTGCCCGGGCCATGCGCGCCGGCATGGTGTCAATCAATGGCTCATTCCGCGCCATGGACAGCCCGTTTGGCGGTATGCGCCAATCTGGTAATGGCCGCGAGGGTGGCAAATGGGGCCTAGAGGAATTCCTGGAAGTGAAGGCCATCAGCGGCTGGAGTTGA
- a CDS encoding LysR family transcriptional regulator — MRSLTNVATFVQVANAGSFAEASARLGISTSATSKAVQKLEEELGVKLFHRTTRSVSLTVEGERFFEGASQLLDDMDSLTTEIADSTSEPRGKLVVSAPAVFGRVWLTERVLTFMEKFNQVEIELNFDDRQVDLAADGVDLAVRLGSLADSSNLIARKLMDDTIFTCASPGYIERRGRPDVISDLAQHCCIHYRVKSTGRFFPFIFHCHGETRRETFKPRLVVNSVDATVQAVERGIGIAQLPAFLALPLLQEGRLVEVLKTVRITDFPYNMVYLNRQMVSPRIRALVDFLAADPPSVENWHRTHAPNYPLNGNK; from the coding sequence ATGCGCAGCCTCACCAACGTCGCCACCTTCGTTCAAGTCGCCAATGCCGGCAGTTTTGCCGAGGCGTCGGCGCGGCTTGGTATCTCCACCTCCGCGACCTCAAAAGCCGTTCAAAAGCTTGAGGAGGAGCTGGGTGTAAAGCTGTTTCACCGCACCACGCGGTCGGTATCGCTGACGGTTGAGGGGGAGCGGTTCTTCGAGGGCGCGTCCCAGTTGCTGGACGATATGGACAGCCTGACGACCGAGATCGCGGACAGCACCAGTGAACCGCGTGGCAAGCTTGTCGTATCCGCCCCTGCTGTGTTCGGTCGCGTTTGGCTGACTGAGCGGGTGCTGACCTTCATGGAGAAGTTCAATCAGGTCGAGATTGAGCTGAACTTTGATGACCGGCAGGTGGATTTGGCCGCTGACGGTGTCGATCTCGCGGTCCGCTTGGGCTCGCTCGCCGATAGCAGCAACCTGATCGCCCGCAAACTGATGGACGACACCATCTTCACCTGTGCATCGCCGGGGTACATCGAGCGGCGCGGCCGGCCGGATGTGATCAGTGATCTCGCCCAGCATTGCTGCATCCATTACCGCGTCAAAAGCACGGGCCGGTTCTTCCCGTTCATTTTTCACTGCCATGGTGAGACCCGGCGCGAAACCTTCAAACCACGGCTGGTGGTGAACTCTGTTGATGCGACCGTACAGGCGGTGGAACGCGGCATTGGTATTGCCCAACTGCCAGCGTTTTTGGCGCTGCCATTGCTGCAGGAAGGGCGGTTAGTGGAAGTGCTGAAGACCGTGCGGATCACTGACTTCCCTTACAATATGGTCTATCTGAACCGGCAGATGGTCTCCCCCAGGATCCGCGCCTTGGTGGATTTCTTAGCGGCTGACCCGCCCAGCGTGGAAAATTGGCATCGAACACATGCTCCTAATTATCCACTTAATGGAAATAAATAA